In the genome of Coturnix japonica isolate 7356 chromosome Z, Coturnix japonica 2.1, whole genome shotgun sequence, one region contains:
- the ELL2 gene encoding LOW QUALITY PROTEIN: RNA polymerase II elongation factor ELL2 (The sequence of the model RefSeq protein was modified relative to this genomic sequence to represent the inferred CDS: inserted 1 base in 1 codon) produces the protein MASLREGGRYAVSCGKEADNVSVLHVKLTETAVRALEGYQSCKDLVPSQPSIQFQGRQGLIKIPKVDHPNESHTFNFYLSNVGKDNPQGSFDCVQQTASSSGASQLSSLGHIQNKITVCATNDSYQMTKERSXRNRSAKVIKPGGPYLGKRIQIRKAPQSIPDPVPERKRSTPINPANTIRKTYANNAVSQRPYRDRVIHLLALKAYKKPELLARLQRDGVNLKDRNSLTAILQQVANLNPKDNSFTLKEFLFKDIQKDWPGYNEADKQTLELILSRKVNPSQSTTSTSHLGSPVTSSKDATSASSQKRPMDFKFTDPLMNKKPRISHLTSRVPPSLSGHSPPHKKKAAPATAAPNPPSLPAAHPPASNPPQTASSISPSTPEGCGTQDLPVDSISQSSSSVLKHQQVKYTSRTPLEAPAPAAGKLEHPTFSGEEDVLYKKSMKKPKKHKEKDQIKSQDTASEQKDEGLFESKMDLRKEEPAAMKRPSGLESDEGVQKTCTASADSSSTRNELPNYFKKYKAIVSYEQRQSYKNDFNAEYEEYRSLHTRMESITRKFMKLGEHRKQLSPGSKEYQMLNEEVLEEYRKIKQSSPNYCEEKRRCEYLYNKLSHIKRLIYEFDEQQSELQH, from the exons cttATTAAAATTCCCAAAGTTGATCACCCAAATGAATCGCATACATTTAACTTCTACTTGTCAAATGTTGGCAAAGATAACCCTCAGGGAAGCTTTGACTGTGTCCAGCAAACTGCCTCAAG TTCTGGAGCCTCACAACTGAGTAGCCTGGGACATATACAGAATAAAATTACAGTATGTGCAACAAATGATTCCTATCAGATGACCAAAGAGCGCA TACGCAATCGAAGTGCAAAGGTTATTAAGCCTGGTGGACCATATTTAG gaaaaagaatacagatAAGAAAAGCACCACAAAGCATTCCAGATCCTGTACCTGAAAGGAAGAGGTCAACACCCATAAACCCAGCAAATACAATACGGAAGACTTATGCAAACAATGCTGTTTCTCAGCGACCATACAGAGACAGAGTGATTCACTTACTGGCATTGAAGGCCTACAAGAAACCAGAGTTACTTGCTCGTTTGCAGAGAGATGGTGTCAACCTGAAGGACAGGAATTCCCTTACAGCTATCCTGCAGCAG GTGGCCAACTTGAATCCCAAGGATAATTCTTTTACTttaaaggaatttttatttaaggACATTCAGAAAGACTGGCCTGGATACAATGAAGCTGATAAACAGACATTGGAGTTAATACTTTCTAG AAAAGTAAATCCATCTCAGAGTACCACCAGCACCAGTCATTTGGGATCTCCTGTAACTTCTAGTAAAGATGCTACATCAGCTTCTTCCCAG aaacGGCCCATGGATTTCAAGTTCACTGATCCCCTGATGAACAAGAAGCCGAGGATCTCCCACCTCACCAGTCGAGTCCCACCATCCTTGAGCGGGCACTCACCTCCCCACAAAAAGAAGGCAGCCCctgccactgcagcacccaaCCCACCTTCTTTGCCTGCTGCCCACCCGCCTGCCTCCAATCCGCCCCAGACTGCCAGCTCCATCTCCCCCAGCACACCTGAGGGGTGTGGGACGCAAGATCTGCCTGTAGATAGCATCAGCCAAAGCAGCAGTAGTGTCCTCAAGCACCAGCAAGTAAAATATACCTCTCGGACTCCTTTGGAAGCCCCAGCACCTGCCGCTGGTAAATTGGAACATCCCACATTTTCAGGTGAGGAGGATGTGTTGTACAAAAAGTCCATGAAGAAGCCCAAAAAGCATAAGGAGAAGGACCAAATAAAAAGCCAGGACACTGCAAGTGAGCAGAAAGATGAAGGactatttgaaagcaaaatggaCCTTAGAAAAGAAGAGCCTGCCGCTATGAAAAGACCCTCTGGTTTGGAGTCAGATGAAG GAGTTCAAAAAACATGCACTGCCTCTGCAGATTCTTCTTCAACAAGAAATGAACTACCAAACTACTTCAA aaaatacaaagctatAGTCTCGTATGAGCAACGCCAGAGTTATAAGAATGACTTCAATGCAGAGTATGAGGAATACAGGAGTTTGCATACTCGGATGGAGAGTATTACCAGAAAATTTATGAAGCTTGGGGAACATCGAAAGCAGCTTTCTCCAGGGTCCAAGGAATACCAG atgcttAATGAGGAAGTCCTAGAAGAGTATCGAAAGATAAAACAG TCTAGTCCCAACTACTGTGAGGAGAAACGCAGATGTGAATATCTCTATAACAAGCTGTCTCACATTAAAAGACTTATATATGAATTTGACGAACAGCAATCAGAGTTACAGCACTAG